The Borreliella andersonii genome has a segment encoding these proteins:
- a CDS encoding endonuclease MutS2, with amino-acid sequence MQDEQDKYLKNIDFYEILSLVSKYVSNPDTVDLLSSQKILKTRESLEKLFSFVSLIRMLFENYKGYPNSFINSLKYPISLLSKENSRVSIENLRDIAVFLDEILRINLFLNKNSDITHLDVQILSDLLFLSPELKNLLNELKEHIDVDALELRSGVVKEYDSIEFEIKNLNRRVENQIKKIISLNAEYLTSSSVYYKSNKYTLALKSNFKGKIKGNIISISSSGETYYIEPSDIVNDNNRLNYLSLERERIILKILRNLSAKVHSNIVILDNLYNNFLYYDSLKARAIYGIKTKGTFPEISNVLNIFDAHHPLLKDPKAITFTPAENRIVIITGPNAGGKTVTLKTVGLLSAMFQFGIPIVVGESSTFKIFDNIFIDIGDEQSISNSLSTFSSHMSNVSYILKHTTKNSLVIFDEFCSGTDIDQGQALAISILEYLININSYVLISTHYNALKYFAYTHEGVVNASMRMDLETMQPNYNLIFSIPGESYAFNVASRALIDRNIVIRANEIYSSQKTEINEILEKLIEKEKDLLSIKESMDKKLIQIELQEKELENFYQDLLLKEKNIEKELLNEQNEFLKNSRKVLENLVREIKEGNINVAKNKAFISDLEKNVNLKLNKVNSLNNKKNMVVDFKIGDRVKILNSNTKGKIVGISKKKVTVNVGAFNVSVSSSEISLENFKEKKEDGKNFNFSIDYNKENLLSFAIDIRGMRSVDALDFLNKKIDNIILNGINKFEIIHGKGEGHLMREVHNLLKELKFIRKYYFAHPSDGGSGKTIVEI; translated from the coding sequence ATGCAGGATGAACAAGATAAATATTTGAAAAATATTGATTTTTATGAAATTTTATCTTTAGTATCCAAATACGTTTCTAATCCAGACACTGTTGATTTACTAAGTAGTCAGAAAATATTAAAAACAAGAGAAAGTTTAGAAAAACTGTTTTCTTTTGTAAGTCTGATTAGGATGCTTTTTGAAAATTACAAAGGATATCCAAACTCTTTTATAAATAGTTTAAAATATCCTATTTCATTATTATCAAAAGAAAATTCAAGAGTTTCTATTGAAAATTTAAGAGATATTGCAGTGTTTTTAGATGAGATTTTAAGAATAAATTTATTCTTGAATAAGAATAGTGATATCACGCATCTTGATGTTCAGATTTTATCTGATTTATTATTTTTAAGCCCAGAGCTAAAAAATTTACTTAATGAATTGAAAGAGCATATAGACGTTGATGCTCTTGAATTGAGAAGTGGTGTTGTAAAAGAATATGATTCGATTGAATTTGAAATTAAAAATTTAAATAGACGAGTTGAAAATCAGATAAAAAAAATAATTAGTTTGAACGCAGAATATTTGACTTCTAGTTCTGTTTATTATAAATCGAATAAATATACCCTTGCTCTTAAGTCTAATTTTAAAGGTAAAATTAAGGGTAATATTATTTCTATTTCGTCATCAGGTGAAACATATTATATTGAACCAAGTGATATTGTAAATGATAACAATAGATTAAATTATTTGAGTTTAGAAAGAGAGAGAATAATTTTAAAAATTTTACGAAATCTTTCTGCTAAAGTTCATAGCAACATTGTTATTTTAGATAATCTTTATAATAATTTTTTGTATTATGATTCTTTAAAAGCACGAGCGATTTATGGAATTAAAACTAAAGGGACATTTCCCGAAATTTCAAATGTATTAAATATTTTTGATGCACATCATCCTTTATTAAAGGATCCAAAGGCAATAACTTTTACTCCTGCTGAGAATCGTATTGTAATTATTACTGGTCCTAATGCTGGTGGGAAAACGGTAACTTTAAAGACAGTTGGACTACTTAGTGCAATGTTTCAATTTGGGATTCCTATTGTTGTTGGCGAGTCTAGCACTTTTAAAATTTTTGATAATATTTTTATTGACATTGGTGATGAGCAGTCAATCTCTAATTCTCTTTCAACTTTTTCAAGCCATATGAGTAATGTTTCTTATATTTTAAAACATACTACAAAAAATAGCCTTGTAATATTTGATGAATTTTGCTCAGGGACAGACATTGATCAAGGGCAGGCGCTTGCTATTTCAATTCTTGAATATTTAATCAATATTAATTCTTATGTTTTAATATCAACGCATTATAATGCTCTTAAATATTTTGCATATACCCATGAAGGCGTTGTTAATGCTTCTATGCGGATGGATTTAGAGACGATGCAGCCTAATTATAATTTAATTTTTTCCATTCCTGGTGAAAGCTATGCGTTTAATGTTGCTAGTAGGGCTTTGATTGACAGAAATATAGTAATTCGTGCTAATGAAATTTATTCATCTCAAAAAACAGAAATTAATGAAATTTTAGAAAAATTAATAGAAAAAGAAAAGGATTTACTTTCAATTAAAGAAAGTATGGATAAGAAATTAATTCAAATAGAATTGCAAGAAAAAGAGTTAGAAAATTTTTATCAAGATCTTCTATTAAAGGAAAAAAATATTGAGAAAGAGCTTTTAAATGAGCAGAATGAATTTTTGAAAAATTCAAGAAAAGTTTTAGAAAATTTGGTTAGAGAAATAAAAGAGGGCAATATTAATGTTGCGAAGAATAAAGCTTTTATATCAGATTTGGAAAAAAATGTAAACCTCAAGTTAAATAAAGTAAATTCTCTTAACAATAAGAAAAATATGGTTGTAGATTTTAAAATAGGAGATAGAGTTAAAATATTAAATTCTAATACAAAAGGAAAAATAGTCGGTATCTCAAAAAAGAAGGTCACGGTTAATGTGGGTGCTTTTAATGTTAGTGTTTCTAGTTCAGAGATATCTTTGGAAAACTTTAAAGAAAAAAAAGAGGATGGCAAAAATTTTAATTTTTCAATTGATTATAATAAGGAAAATTTATTAAGTTTTGCCATTGATATTAGGGGTATGAGGTCTGTTGATGCTCTAGACTTTTTGAATAAGAAAATAGATAATATTATATTAAATGGCATTAATAAATTTGAGATTATTCATGGAAAAGGGGAGGGCCATCTTATGAGAGAAGTTCACAATTTACTAAAAGAATTGAAGTTTATTAGAAAATATTATTTTGCTCATCCTAGTGATGGTGGGTCTGGGAAGACTATAGTTGAGATTTAG
- the rsgA gene encoding ribosome small subunit-dependent GTPase A produces the protein MNYLEFEVIWGVNNIYSILELNSKLIYEGIFKGKVLETGFKEYSPLVPGDIVLGYIYGSRKVYIDKRLNRRNILWRYNKKADLRQTIVSNIDNVLIVSSANFPEMKNFFIDRVLIVAEEQNIVPIIVINKIDKGISQRAQEFSEIYENLGYKVLKTSVKTFEGIEEVKEVLKNTRTSFIGQSGVGKSSLINLIDSRASQSVNEISHKYSRGKHTTVYSISFHSESGIIVDTPGIKEFGIETLPFESLKYYFKEFENFASFCKYKSCLHVSEPCCFVTSSLGNGISKFRYESYLKILSELKNYKNYAG, from the coding sequence TTGAATTATCTTGAATTTGAAGTTATTTGGGGAGTTAATAATATATATTCTATTTTAGAGCTTAACAGCAAGTTAATTTATGAAGGAATTTTCAAGGGCAAGGTATTAGAAACAGGTTTTAAGGAGTACAGTCCTTTAGTTCCGGGGGATATAGTCTTAGGGTATATTTATGGATCTCGCAAAGTGTATATTGATAAGCGATTAAATAGAAGAAATATTCTTTGGCGTTATAACAAGAAAGCAGATCTTAGGCAAACAATTGTTTCTAATATTGATAATGTTTTGATTGTAAGTTCTGCTAATTTTCCTGAGATGAAAAATTTTTTTATTGATAGAGTTCTTATTGTTGCAGAAGAACAAAATATTGTTCCTATTATTGTGATTAATAAAATTGACAAAGGAATAAGCCAAAGAGCACAAGAATTTTCTGAAATTTATGAAAATCTAGGATACAAGGTTTTAAAAACTTCTGTTAAAACTTTTGAGGGTATTGAAGAAGTAAAAGAGGTTTTGAAAAATACAAGAACTTCTTTTATTGGTCAGTCTGGTGTTGGTAAGTCTTCTTTGATAAATTTGATTGATTCAAGAGCTTCTCAATCTGTAAATGAAATTTCACACAAGTATTCTAGAGGAAAACATACTACCGTTTATTCAATATCATTTCATTCTGAGAGCGGAATAATAGTTGATACTCCAGGAATAAAGGAGTTTGGAATTGAAACATTGCCCTTTGAGAGTCTTAAGTATTATTTTAAAGAGTTTGAAAACTTTGCTAGTTTTTGTAAATATAAATCCTGTTTGCATGTTAGCGAACCTTGTTGTTTTGTTACAAGTTCTTTAGGCAATGGGATTTCTAAATTTAGATATGAAAGCTATTTGAAGATTTTGTCAGAGCTTAAAAATTATAAAAATTATGCAGGATGA
- the murI gene encoding glutamate racemase has protein sequence MKNFKEVIIIFDSGIGGLSYFEYIKSRIGRCQYVYVADNKNFPYGEKSPEYLLEAVLFLIDKLKKIYSIGALVLACNTISVNVYNKLNFVFPLVYTLPEVSSVPDLSLKRVLLIATNTTIKSKFVKDQVNIHSDLIVKSAGELVNFVEYGEKYRKDALRCLEALKFEVVDTDREIVFLGCTHYLHLKAMIEDFLKIPVYENRELVLQNLIRSMNFPEHKGNYYKNDFDFVDEFYLTGNKNLTFYQNFCKKYNLRFKGMIV, from the coding sequence ATGAAAAATTTCAAAGAAGTAATAATTATTTTTGATTCAGGAATAGGAGGGCTTTCTTATTTTGAATATATTAAAAGTAGAATAGGGAGATGCCAATATGTTTATGTTGCCGATAATAAAAATTTCCCTTATGGAGAAAAAAGTCCCGAATATCTTTTAGAGGCAGTTTTATTTTTGATTGATAAACTTAAAAAAATTTATAGTATTGGCGCATTGGTTTTGGCTTGTAATACAATTTCTGTTAATGTATACAATAAATTAAATTTTGTTTTTCCACTAGTCTATACTTTACCAGAGGTAAGTTCAGTTCCAGATCTTTCTTTAAAAAGAGTTCTTTTGATTGCAACAAATACTACTATTAAAAGCAAATTTGTTAAAGATCAAGTAAATATACATAGTGATTTGATTGTAAAATCTGCTGGGGAGCTTGTTAATTTTGTTGAATATGGAGAGAAGTACAGAAAAGATGCCCTTAGATGTTTAGAAGCTTTGAAATTTGAAGTTGTAGATACTGATAGAGAAATTGTTTTTCTTGGATGCACGCATTATTTGCATCTTAAGGCAATGATAGAAGATTTTTTGAAAATTCCTGTTTATGAGAATCGTGAATTGGTGTTGCAAAATCTTATTAGATCAATGAATTTTCCAGAACATAAAGGTAATTATTATAAAAATGATTTTGATTTTGTAGATGAATTTTATTTGACCGGAAATAAAAATTTGACTTTTTATCAAAATTTTTGTAAAAAATATAATCTCCGCTTTAAAGGAATGATAGTTTGA
- the asnS gene encoding asparagine--tRNA ligase codes for MFASIKDILKKPILNNNVTINGWIRTKRSNGKIGFIEINDGSTLKGIQAVINEEENQFSEKDLKKLTTGASISLTGLLVESPAKGQNYEIKTHSFNVIGETNPETYPLQKKRHSFEFLREIPHLRIRTNTFGAIARVKNKISYKIHEYFQKNGFFYINTPIITSNDGEGAGEMFRVSTLKFNKPNNALDNIDFKDDFFGKEAFLSVTGQLHGEAYAMALSKIYTFGPTFRAENSNTARHASEFWMIEPEMAFYKLNDNIALAEDLLKYLLSSILNECSQDMDFLENYIEKGLIKKLENVINSNFEVITYTKAIEILENSKKNFEIKPYWGIDLQTDHERYLTEKTFKKPVVVVDYPKNFKAFYMKANKDNKTVKAMDILVPKIGEIVGGSEREDDLQKLENRIKELNLNIENLNWYLDLRRFGSVPHSGFGLGLERLVQYSTGISNIRDSIPFPRTPKNLYF; via the coding sequence ATGTTTGCAAGCATTAAAGATATTTTAAAAAAACCAATTTTAAACAACAATGTTACAATAAACGGCTGGATTAGAACCAAAAGAAGCAATGGCAAGATTGGATTTATAGAAATTAATGATGGGTCAACGCTTAAGGGAATTCAAGCTGTAATAAACGAAGAAGAAAATCAATTTAGTGAAAAAGATCTAAAAAAATTAACAACAGGAGCAAGTATATCATTAACGGGCCTATTAGTAGAAAGTCCCGCAAAAGGGCAAAATTACGAAATAAAAACACATAGTTTTAATGTAATCGGAGAAACAAACCCAGAAACTTACCCATTGCAAAAGAAAAGACATTCTTTTGAATTTTTAAGAGAAATACCTCATTTAAGAATACGAACCAACACATTTGGAGCTATTGCTAGGGTAAAAAATAAAATTTCATACAAAATCCATGAATATTTCCAAAAAAATGGTTTCTTTTATATTAATACGCCAATAATTACATCAAATGATGGAGAAGGTGCTGGAGAAATGTTTAGAGTTTCCACACTAAAATTCAATAAACCAAACAATGCTCTTGACAATATCGATTTTAAAGACGATTTTTTTGGAAAAGAAGCTTTTCTCTCTGTCACTGGCCAATTGCATGGAGAAGCATATGCAATGGCTTTATCCAAAATATATACATTCGGCCCAACATTTAGAGCAGAAAATTCTAACACCGCACGCCACGCTTCAGAATTTTGGATGATAGAACCAGAAATGGCTTTTTATAAGCTTAACGACAATATTGCCCTAGCAGAAGATCTCTTGAAATATCTTTTAAGTTCAATTTTAAACGAATGCTCACAAGATATGGATTTTTTAGAAAATTACATTGAAAAAGGTCTGATCAAAAAACTAGAAAATGTAATAAATTCAAATTTTGAGGTTATTACCTATACTAAAGCAATTGAAATTCTTGAAAACTCAAAAAAAAATTTTGAAATAAAACCTTACTGGGGAATAGACCTTCAAACAGATCACGAAAGATACCTAACAGAAAAGACCTTTAAAAAACCGGTAGTGGTCGTTGATTATCCAAAAAATTTCAAAGCATTTTACATGAAAGCAAATAAAGATAATAAAACCGTTAAGGCAATGGACATACTTGTTCCAAAAATTGGAGAAATTGTGGGAGGAAGCGAAAGAGAAGATGACCTGCAAAAATTAGAAAATAGAATAAAAGAATTAAACCTAAACATTGAAAATCTAAACTGGTATCTTGATTTAAGAAGATTTGGCTCGGTTCCTCATTCTGGATTTGGACTTGGCCTTGAAAGATTGGTCCAATACTCAACAGGAATATCTAATATAAGAGATTCAATACCATTCCCAAGAACTCCTAAAAATCTTTATTTTTAA
- a CDS encoding phosphoribosyltransferase translates to MKKYVSYEEIRINGFKLAYKIYKDGFIPDIMYVSLRGGAYLGNIISEFFKFVKVDKPLLYAAVVARSYDILNEQKKIMIDGWTYDPKYLRAGDKVLFVDDIFDTGRTIVYLRNEVLKKGIESKNVKIAVYDYKDHGFSDYIPDYYVNKYSNQKELNTWVHYGNHELVGLNESEYKNSFKYIDDELDEILKFLAKNKS, encoded by the coding sequence ATGAAAAAATATGTTTCTTATGAAGAGATAAGAATTAATGGATTTAAGCTTGCTTATAAAATTTATAAAGATGGATTTATTCCAGATATTATGTATGTCTCTTTGAGAGGAGGAGCCTATCTTGGCAATATTATTAGCGAATTTTTTAAATTTGTAAAAGTAGATAAACCTCTTTTATATGCTGCTGTTGTTGCTAGATCTTATGATATTTTAAATGAGCAAAAAAAGATAATGATAGATGGTTGGACTTATGATCCAAAATATTTAAGGGCAGGCGATAAAGTGCTATTTGTTGATGACATTTTTGATACAGGTCGTACTATTGTTTATTTGAGAAATGAAGTTTTAAAAAAAGGTATAGAGAGTAAAAATGTTAAAATAGCAGTTTATGATTATAAGGATCATGGATTCTCAGATTATATTCCTGATTATTATGTTAATAAATATTCTAACCAAAAGGAATTAAATACTTGGGTTCATTATGGAAATCATGAGCTGGTAGGATTAAATGAAAGTGAATATAAGAATAGTTTTAAATACATAGATGATGAACTTGATGAGATTTTAAAATTTTTGGCAAAAAATAAATCTTAA
- the htrA gene encoding DegQ family serine endoprotease HtrA: protein MEKKFFSGFLLSFLALGIGFFIGMHYLDSNRSNIVFAEEKDNTVRALQDSFREVSKKILPSSVEVHATGVIKQSFPIPFFFFDMPEFDSERKSNWAGSGVIIGRDSKKKSLFYVVTNSHVVDKATELEVVSYDKKKHKAKLIGKDEKKDIALISFESDDATIRVADLGDSDKLEIGDWVMAVGSPFQFSFTVTAGIVSGLQRSANPNLQSRNLFIQTDAAINRGNSGGPLVNIKGEVIGINAWIASNSGGNIGLGFAIPVNNIKSTVDFFLKGKKIESAWLGISFYPLKTRDSEVLKSLGVESNDVSAAIIASLYPGSPAVKSGLRAGDIIMKVNGVSMSVFQDVTSYISDFYAGEKVNVEILRGNVKKNIEIVLAVRPKDKELSLSKMFPGFVVYPLVDDIKAQLNLRNWIKGVVVDYIDKNLASSIKMKSGDVILSVNSKSVSNLREFYDALEVGKNTYKILRGNDSFKISF, encoded by the coding sequence GTGGAAAAAAAGTTTTTTTCTGGATTTCTTCTTAGTTTTTTGGCTTTGGGTATTGGGTTTTTTATTGGGATGCATTATTTAGATTCTAATAGAAGCAACATTGTTTTTGCGGAAGAAAAGGACAATACCGTACGAGCTTTGCAAGATTCTTTTAGGGAGGTTTCTAAGAAAATTTTACCGTCATCTGTGGAAGTTCATGCAACAGGGGTAATCAAGCAGAGTTTTCCTATTCCATTTTTCTTTTTTGATATGCCAGAATTTGATTCTGAGAGAAAAAGTAATTGGGCAGGGTCTGGAGTAATAATTGGTAGAGATTCTAAAAAAAAATCATTATTTTATGTGGTTACAAATAGCCATGTGGTAGATAAGGCAACTGAACTTGAAGTTGTGTCTTATGATAAAAAAAAGCATAAGGCTAAGCTAATTGGCAAAGATGAAAAAAAAGATATTGCTCTGATTAGCTTTGAAAGTGATGATGCAACTATTAGAGTAGCTGATCTTGGAGATAGTGATAAGCTTGAAATAGGTGATTGGGTTATGGCAGTAGGCAGTCCTTTTCAATTTAGCTTTACAGTTACAGCAGGTATTGTGAGTGGATTACAGCGTTCTGCAAATCCTAATTTGCAATCAAGGAATTTGTTTATTCAAACCGATGCTGCAATTAACAGGGGTAATTCAGGTGGCCCTCTTGTGAATATAAAAGGTGAGGTTATTGGAATTAATGCTTGGATAGCTTCAAATTCTGGTGGAAATATTGGGCTAGGCTTTGCAATTCCTGTTAACAATATTAAAAGCACTGTAGATTTTTTCCTTAAAGGTAAAAAAATTGAATCTGCTTGGCTTGGAATTTCTTTTTATCCGTTAAAGACAAGAGACTCTGAAGTGTTAAAAAGCTTGGGGGTTGAAAGTAATGATGTTTCAGCTGCAATTATTGCCTCTCTTTATCCGGGTTCACCTGCTGTTAAGTCAGGGCTTAGAGCAGGGGATATTATTATGAAGGTTAATGGGGTTTCTATGAGCGTTTTTCAAGATGTTACATCATATATTAGTGATTTTTATGCTGGTGAGAAAGTAAATGTAGAAATCTTAAGAGGCAATGTCAAAAAAAATATTGAGATTGTTCTTGCTGTTAGACCTAAGGATAAAGAGCTTTCTTTGTCAAAGATGTTTCCAGGTTTTGTTGTGTATCCATTAGTTGATGATATTAAAGCTCAGCTTAATTTAAGGAATTGGATTAAAGGTGTTGTTGTTGATTATATTGATAAAAATTTAGCATCAAGTATTAAGATGAAGTCAGGAGATGTAATTCTTTCTGTAAATTCAAAAAGTGTTTCTAATTTAAGAGAATTTTATGATGCTCTTGAGGTTGGAAAAAATACTTATAAAATTTTAAGAGGAAACGATTCTTTTAAAATTTCATTTTAG
- the map gene encoding type I methionyl aminopeptidase encodes MTKLRLKSKDEIKKIKASASLLALTLLEVERNIVPGISTKELDLIAYDFIIKNGAKSAFKGYRGFKGTICASVNEEVIHGIPGKRKLADGDIVSIDCGVILDGFYSDMAKTFKVGNVDSSIYKLLEVTNASLYKGIAEMKVGNRILNISKAIEDYIKPFGFGIVREYTGHGVGFELHEEPSVPNYYAPFFKNIRIQEGMVLAIEPMVNLKGHKVSIKSDGWTVFASDLSYSAHFEHTVAVVDGLPLILSEV; translated from the coding sequence TTGACTAAACTAAGATTGAAATCTAAAGATGAGATTAAAAAAATAAAAGCTTCAGCAAGTTTGTTAGCGCTTACTTTGTTGGAAGTCGAGAGAAATATTGTTCCTGGTATTAGCACCAAGGAGCTTGATTTGATAGCCTATGATTTTATTATTAAAAATGGAGCTAAGTCTGCTTTTAAGGGATATCGTGGGTTTAAGGGCACTATTTGTGCATCTGTTAATGAAGAGGTTATTCACGGCATTCCCGGAAAAAGAAAATTAGCGGATGGGGATATTGTTAGTATTGATTGTGGTGTTATTCTTGATGGGTTTTATAGTGACATGGCAAAAACTTTTAAAGTGGGGAATGTGGATTCTAGTATCTATAAACTTTTAGAAGTTACAAATGCCTCTCTTTACAAAGGTATTGCTGAGATGAAAGTTGGAAATAGAATTTTAAATATATCAAAGGCAATAGAAGATTATATAAAACCGTTTGGTTTTGGAATAGTTAGAGAATATACAGGCCACGGTGTTGGATTTGAACTTCATGAAGAACCAAGTGTTCCAAATTATTATGCTCCTTTTTTTAAAAATATTAGAATTCAAGAAGGTATGGTTTTGGCTATTGAGCCTATGGTAAACTTAAAGGGGCACAAGGTTTCAATAAAAAGTGATGGTTGGACTGTTTTTGCATCTGATCTTAGTTATTCTGCCCATTTTGAACATACTGTTGCTGTTGTTGATGGATTGCCTTTAATTTTAAGTGAAGTTTAA
- a CDS encoding tetratricopeptide repeat protein, giving the protein MRKNKTLLFISLFLLLVFLGGFYFYFDPNILYFLRGEKDFGKLIMGIDFYIDKKKFSDAKKAMLFSSYYANTEFKWLALAKRAKLWALNTGDYHLMGEIVDLGVKVLPGNLKLRALEVYSKLKIGLLKDAYRIANQYLLNSEEYQGLYDEVFIKNLSADNGFLDFNRFIDKIYKEKDVRIFEEIGLNLKNNAFLVNAMLLYIEKKNIDAAKRILFKIKEDKNFLKELAYISYNLNDLDFTISNLKSIKNEEDPTLLFLLADAYFKKGDIKNAKNEYLKLYTRFPDYNVLVYLNLALIANSENDYKRSISYLNKANEMFKDNKIISYYLANIYFRIKNYSKANEIIANYKEDPLFFKLYFALNYANSKYEAKKSYLWRLFYKTEYNSSIAQFLVWNLLLYSDLKDLDLFFRIYTFTENKQDWYDFYKFYYYFLKRDFISAKKIIFDNESQKYMFGIYYNLGVLSFSEKDYKEAERYFNKGISLLPSSFYDKDFSTNYERELVSKIYLKQGINYLYLGKMEKGKESILASYSFYETDEGRLYKNMIDTLRERKLNFD; this is encoded by the coding sequence TTGAGAAAAAATAAAACTTTATTGTTCATTTCATTATTTTTATTATTGGTGTTTTTAGGGGGTTTTTATTTTTATTTCGATCCCAATATTTTATATTTTTTAAGAGGGGAGAAAGATTTTGGCAAACTTATTATGGGAATTGATTTTTATATTGATAAAAAAAAATTTTCTGATGCTAAAAAAGCAATGCTATTTTCATCATATTATGCTAATACTGAATTTAAATGGCTAGCCCTTGCTAAAAGAGCTAAACTTTGGGCTTTAAATACAGGTGATTATCATCTTATGGGTGAGATAGTAGATCTTGGCGTTAAAGTTTTGCCGGGGAATTTGAAATTAAGAGCCTTAGAAGTTTATTCTAAGCTTAAAATTGGGCTTTTAAAAGACGCCTATAGAATTGCAAATCAATATCTTTTAAATAGCGAAGAGTATCAAGGTCTTTATGATGAAGTTTTTATTAAGAACTTAAGTGCAGATAATGGGTTTTTGGATTTTAACAGATTTATTGATAAAATCTATAAAGAAAAGGATGTTCGTATTTTTGAAGAGATAGGTCTAAATCTAAAAAATAATGCATTTTTAGTAAATGCAATGCTTTTGTATATAGAGAAAAAAAACATAGATGCTGCTAAGCGTATACTTTTTAAAATTAAAGAAGATAAAAATTTTTTAAAAGAGCTTGCATATATTTCATATAATCTTAATGATTTAGATTTTACAATTTCCAATCTTAAGTCCATTAAAAATGAAGAAGATCCCACCTTGCTTTTTTTGCTTGCTGATGCTTATTTTAAAAAAGGAGATATTAAGAATGCTAAGAATGAATATTTAAAGCTTTATACAAGATTTCCTGATTACAATGTTCTTGTTTATTTAAATCTTGCACTCATAGCTAATAGTGAGAATGATTATAAAAGATCAATTTCTTATTTAAATAAGGCTAATGAGATGTTTAAAGATAATAAGATAATAAGTTATTATTTAGCAAACATATACTTTAGAATTAAAAATTATTCCAAGGCTAATGAAATTATAGCTAATTATAAGGAAGATCCGTTATTTTTTAAACTTTATTTTGCATTAAATTATGCAAATTCTAAGTATGAGGCAAAAAAATCTTATTTGTGGCGACTATTTTATAAGACTGAGTACAATTCGAGTATTGCTCAATTCTTGGTTTGGAATTTACTGCTTTATTCAGATTTAAAGGACTTAGATTTATTTTTTAGAATTTATACTTTTACTGAAAATAAACAAGATTGGTATGATTTTTATAAATTTTATTATTATTTCCTTAAAAGAGATTTTATTAGTGCAAAAAAGATAATTTTTGACAATGAATCTCAAAAATATATGTTTGGAATTTATTATAATCTTGGAGTTTTGAGCTTTTCTGAAAAAGACTATAAAGAAGCGGAAAGATATTTTAATAAAGGAATATCTTTATTGCCTAGTAGTTTTTACGATAAAGATTTTAGCACTAACTATGAACGTGAGCTTGTATCAAAGATCTACTTAAAACAAGGAATTAATTATCTTTATTTGGGAAAAATGGAAAAAGGCAAAGAGTCTATTTTGGCTTCTTATTCTTTTTATGAAACTGATGAAGGAAGGCTTTATAAAAATATGATAGATACACTTAGAGAAAGGAAGTTGAATTTTGACTAA
- the nusB gene encoding transcription antitermination factor NusB, whose amino-acid sequence MHEVRVLAFQKIYSIDINQSAMDDIFDIFNIEDKGLDVENESIKSFYSALVNGTFNNLEHIDSLIRDISLNWSLDRMDKVDLAILRMGVYSLKFQNFENSKRAVIDEAILIAKKYGSKNSYKFINGILDALLKNMESCIEKK is encoded by the coding sequence ATGCACGAAGTTAGAGTTTTGGCTTTTCAAAAAATTTATAGCATTGATATTAATCAAAGTGCAATGGACGATATTTTTGATATTTTTAATATTGAAGATAAAGGATTAGATGTAGAAAATGAATCTATTAAGTCGTTTTATTCTGCTTTAGTAAATGGTACTTTTAATAATTTAGAGCATATTGATAGCTTGATTAGAGATATTTCTTTGAATTGGTCTTTAGATCGCATGGATAAGGTTGATCTTGCAATACTTAGGATGGGCGTTTATTCTTTGAAGTTCCAAAATTTTGAAAATTCAAAACGTGCTGTAATTGATGAGGCAATTTTGATTGCCAAAAAATATGGCAGTAAAAATTCTTACAAGTTTATAAATGGTATACTTGATGCTTTACTTAAAAATATGGAGAGTTGTATTGAGAAAAAATAA